Proteins co-encoded in one Nonlabens agnitus genomic window:
- the gcvP gene encoding aminomethyl-transferring glycine dehydrogenase, with product MNTDRFALRHIGPRRSDLPEMLEKIGVEDIDQLIHETIPAGIRLQKELQLDDAMSEYEFLSHINTLGNKNKQYRSYIGLGYNAGITPAVIQRNILENPGWYTAYTPYQAEIAQGRLEALLNYQTMVTDLTGMELANASLLDESTAAAEAMTLLFSVRDRDQKKNNHVKFFVDNDVMPQTKELLKTRAIPLGIELVEGNPKEMDLNDSYYAILLQYPGASGNVVDYTAFAKECSDKGIRIAVAADILSLVLLEAPGNWGADVVVGTTQRFGIPLGYGGPHAAFFATREEFKRQIPGRIIGVTKDMDGKRALRMALQTREQHIKRDKATSNICTAQVLLAVMAGMYAVYHGPRGLKYIAGKVHRHAATLADAVEKLGIYQTNENYFDTLSFKTSSAPVREAALEKEINFYYPDADTVQVSINETTSLADLNDIVSAFAKAVNKTAEPITELLDETNLGTGRQTDFLTYEVFNSYHSETELMRYIKRLERKDLALNHSMIALGSCTMKLNAAAEMLPLSDPQWGNIHPFVPIDQAAGYQEMLKKLELQLNEATGFAGTSLQPNSGAQGEFAGLMAIRAYHISRGDTHRNICLIPSSAHGTNPASAVMAGMKVVVTKALENGNIDVDDLREKAEQYKDSLSALMVTYPSTHGVYESAIKEITGLIHDNGGLVYMDGANMNAQVGLTNPGNIGADVCHLNLHKTFAIPHGGGGPGVGPICVAERLVPFLPTNPIIPTGGDQAITPISAAPFGSALACLISYGYICMLGADGLKRSTEYAIVNANYIKERLKGSFECLYSGEQGRAAHEMIIDCRPFKDNGIEVVDIAKRLMDYGFHAPTVSFPVAGTMMIEPTESESKAEIDRFCDAMISIRKEIAECDKDEPNNLLKNAPHTMMMLTSNDWDFPYTREQAAYPLEWVALNKFWPSVRRADDAYGDRNLMCTCAPMEEYL from the coding sequence ATGAATACAGACCGCTTTGCACTCAGACACATTGGACCACGCCGCTCAGACCTTCCAGAAATGCTGGAAAAAATAGGTGTAGAAGACATTGATCAGTTAATCCATGAAACCATACCAGCAGGCATCAGGCTCCAGAAGGAATTGCAGCTGGATGACGCGATGAGTGAGTATGAATTTTTGTCCCATATCAACACTTTGGGGAATAAAAACAAACAATATAGATCCTACATAGGTCTAGGTTACAATGCAGGTATAACTCCAGCGGTAATTCAAAGAAATATTCTAGAAAATCCAGGCTGGTATACGGCTTACACGCCTTATCAAGCAGAAATTGCTCAAGGTCGTCTGGAAGCGCTATTGAATTACCAGACCATGGTGACCGATCTTACTGGGATGGAGCTTGCAAATGCCTCACTACTGGATGAATCTACAGCGGCTGCCGAGGCAATGACTCTGTTATTCTCAGTTCGTGATCGCGATCAAAAGAAAAACAATCACGTCAAGTTCTTTGTGGATAACGATGTGATGCCACAAACTAAGGAATTGCTAAAAACTCGTGCTATTCCGCTTGGGATCGAGTTGGTGGAAGGCAATCCTAAGGAAATGGATCTTAACGATTCTTATTACGCAATACTACTTCAGTATCCAGGTGCTAGTGGTAATGTTGTGGATTATACCGCTTTCGCGAAAGAGTGCTCTGATAAAGGCATTCGCATAGCTGTAGCCGCAGATATTCTATCGTTGGTACTGCTGGAAGCTCCGGGAAATTGGGGCGCAGATGTAGTTGTGGGAACCACACAACGTTTTGGTATTCCTTTGGGATACGGCGGTCCACACGCGGCGTTTTTTGCTACCAGAGAAGAATTCAAGAGACAGATTCCAGGACGTATCATTGGTGTGACAAAGGATATGGATGGCAAACGTGCGTTGCGCATGGCATTGCAAACCAGAGAACAGCACATCAAACGCGATAAGGCGACCTCAAATATTTGTACCGCTCAAGTACTACTAGCCGTAATGGCTGGAATGTACGCTGTATATCATGGCCCAAGAGGATTGAAATACATCGCTGGAAAAGTCCACAGACATGCCGCAACTCTAGCAGATGCAGTTGAAAAACTAGGCATCTACCAGACTAACGAGAATTATTTTGACACGCTTTCTTTCAAGACTTCATCGGCTCCAGTACGAGAAGCTGCGTTAGAAAAAGAAATCAACTTCTATTATCCAGATGCAGACACCGTGCAGGTTTCCATCAATGAGACCACATCACTTGCAGATCTGAATGATATAGTTTCTGCTTTCGCGAAAGCGGTAAACAAAACAGCAGAACCGATCACAGAATTGTTGGACGAAACCAACCTAGGAACTGGTCGCCAAACCGACTTCCTTACCTACGAGGTGTTCAATTCCTATCACAGTGAAACGGAATTGATGCGATACATAAAGAGATTGGAACGTAAGGATCTTGCCTTGAACCACTCGATGATCGCATTGGGATCTTGTACCATGAAGCTTAACGCTGCAGCAGAAATGTTGCCATTGTCAGATCCACAATGGGGAAATATTCACCCGTTTGTACCTATCGATCAAGCAGCTGGATATCAGGAAATGCTTAAAAAACTTGAGCTACAATTGAATGAAGCCACCGGTTTTGCAGGTACTTCACTACAACCCAATTCTGGTGCACAAGGTGAGTTTGCAGGACTTATGGCTATACGTGCCTACCACATTTCACGTGGTGATACGCACAGAAATATTTGTTTGATACCATCCAGCGCACATGGAACCAATCCTGCGAGTGCCGTTATGGCTGGTATGAAGGTTGTCGTCACCAAAGCTTTGGAAAACGGTAATATCGATGTGGATGATTTGCGCGAAAAAGCAGAACAATACAAAGACAGTCTTAGTGCCTTGATGGTAACTTATCCATCGACGCATGGTGTTTATGAAAGTGCCATCAAAGAAATTACTGGGTTGATCCATGATAACGGTGGACTGGTATATATGGATGGTGCAAACATGAACGCACAGGTTGGGTTGACTAATCCTGGAAACATTGGTGCAGATGTATGTCACTTGAACCTACATAAAACATTTGCCATTCCACATGGTGGTGGTGGACCTGGCGTTGGACCTATTTGTGTGGCTGAGCGATTGGTTCCATTCCTGCCTACCAATCCAATTATTCCAACTGGTGGCGATCAAGCGATTACTCCTATTAGTGCGGCACCATTTGGTAGTGCTTTGGCTTGTTTGATTTCTTACGGATACATCTGCATGCTAGGTGCCGATGGATTGAAAAGATCTACAGAATATGCCATCGTGAATGCCAACTACATCAAAGAACGTCTTAAAGGAAGTTTTGAATGTTTGTATTCTGGAGAACAAGGACGCGCCGCACACGAGATGATTATTGACTGTCGTCCATTTAAAGACAACGGAATTGAAGTTGTGGATATCGCAAAACGATTAATGGATTATGGATTCCACGCTCCTACAGTTTCTTTCCCAGTTGCAGGAACCATGATGATCGAGCCTACAGAATCAGAAAGCAAAGCAGAAATCGATCGTTTTTGTGATGCTATGATCTCGATAAGAAAAGAGATAGCAGAATGTGATAAGGATGAGCCCAACAACCTTCTTAAGAATGCACCTCATACCATGATGATGCTTACTTCAAATGATTGGGATTTCCCGTACACTAGAGAGCAGGCTGCATATCCATTGGAATGGGTAGCGCTCAACAAATTCTGGCCGTCAGTTCGTCGTGCAGATGACGCCTATGGCGATCGTAATTTGATGTGTACTTGTGCCCCTATGGAAGAATATTTATAG
- a CDS encoding UbiA prenyltransferase family protein, which produces MMVAKHFLDFYVKSSLHVSLCYIAFYAVVSAHAGFTPGWIELTAIGTATLVGYNVAKYIHLLNEKFPYHYPIKLLTFLCSLVASITVIELGMRAFALFAFCTILTSLYSLPELLGKSFREIPILKLITIGASWSILAVLLPYAIQTDSIEELLNVINNEGIYGRLIQYSLFVIALCIPFEIRDLKYDPPKLRTLPQVVGTQNSEIIGLVLIAICALLEYLMASGFNVHGIITYIILAITALAIMGSDKIKSDYYASFFVEAIPALWLVLILLSSD; this is translated from the coding sequence ATGATGGTAGCGAAACATTTTTTGGACTTTTATGTCAAGAGCAGCTTGCATGTAAGTTTGTGCTATATAGCCTTTTATGCGGTAGTATCTGCGCACGCTGGATTTACGCCAGGATGGATAGAACTCACCGCTATAGGTACAGCAACTTTAGTAGGTTACAATGTTGCCAAATACATCCATTTGCTTAACGAGAAGTTTCCATACCACTATCCAATAAAATTATTGACCTTTTTATGCTCTTTGGTAGCGAGTATCACAGTAATTGAGTTGGGAATGCGCGCTTTTGCTCTTTTTGCCTTTTGTACGATACTCACCAGTCTCTATTCCTTACCTGAATTACTGGGAAAAAGCTTCCGAGAGATACCGATCTTAAAATTGATCACCATCGGTGCTTCATGGTCTATTCTAGCGGTTCTTTTGCCTTATGCCATTCAAACCGATTCTATAGAAGAATTATTAAACGTGATCAACAACGAGGGAATTTATGGACGACTCATCCAGTATTCGCTTTTTGTGATTGCCCTGTGCATACCTTTTGAGATAAGAGATCTTAAATATGACCCACCTAAACTGCGCACATTGCCGCAGGTAGTAGGAACCCAAAATTCTGAAATTATTGGACTGGTGCTAATTGCCATATGCGCCCTGCTAGAATATTTGATGGCATCAGGATTCAATGTCCATGGCATCATAACTTATATCATTCTAGCCATAACAGCATTAGCGATTATGGGCTCTGATAAGATAAAATCTGATTATTACGCCAGCTTTTTTGTAGAAGCAATACCAGCGTTGTGGCTGGTGCTGATTTTATTATCCAGCGATTAG
- a CDS encoding sigma-70 family RNA polymerase sigma factor, whose protein sequence is MPEVKLVPDKWVDRYADYLFNYTITRVNDAALAEDLVSETFLAGLKSAHRFQGNSTERTWLVSILKRKIIDQYRKQNSKKGKAEVRVSYLATSDQEGDWLEERVGDMRNPTVEDEIEQRELGEALNACIDSLPERYATIFVQKSIDNLETETICKEHDITPSNLWVILHRARVQLMDCLKDKWFNDDN, encoded by the coding sequence ATGCCAGAAGTAAAATTAGTTCCAGATAAATGGGTAGATCGCTACGCGGACTACTTATTCAATTATACCATTACCAGAGTAAACGATGCTGCTCTTGCCGAAGATCTGGTGTCTGAAACTTTTCTGGCTGGTTTAAAAAGCGCACACCGATTCCAAGGTAACAGTACAGAACGTACCTGGTTGGTTTCCATTCTTAAACGCAAGATTATTGATCAATATAGAAAGCAAAACAGTAAAAAAGGAAAAGCTGAAGTACGAGTGAGCTATCTCGCCACTAGCGATCAAGAAGGCGACTGGCTGGAAGAACGTGTAGGTGATATGCGCAATCCTACTGTAGAAGATGAAATTGAACAACGCGAACTGGGCGAGGCGCTGAATGCGTGCATCGATTCACTACCAGAACGTTATGCCACCATATTTGTCCAGAAATCTATCGATAATCTTGAAACAGAAACGATCTGTAAGGAACATGATATCACGCCGTCAAATTTATGGGTAATATTGCACCGCGCAAGAGTACAATTAATGGATTGTCTCAAGGACAAGTGGTTTAATGATGATAACTAA
- a CDS encoding M3 family metallopeptidase yields the protein MSKENNPLLQTFETPFQTAPFAVIEEAHFESAFAKAISLAQSEIDTITSNSQPATFANTIEALDRSGDQLSRISSIFFNLNSAETNDEIQRIAREVSPQLSKFGNDVTLNKELFARVKAVYDQRDELALDPEQLTLLEKQYKRFARNGANLAENKKERLREIDAKLAQLSLGFGENVLAATQEFELHLTNKDDLAGIPETALEAAAEEAKSRDKEGYVFTLDYPSYIPFMTYADNRELRETMSKAFGARAYQGKHSNQENVLEIANLRFERANLLGYKTHAHFVLEERMAMTPKKVRKFSEELLKKAKPAARKEFDELTDFAVEYLRDNHLEPIKELQKWDAAYFSEKLKKSHFNLDDELLKPYFKLENVIDGAFEVANRLYGLTFHKTDNIDTYHKDVMTYEVKNEDGSLNSIFYADFFPRKGKRNGAWMTSFKDQYIENGVNSRPHISIVCNFTKPTATKPSLLTFNEVTTLFHEFGHALHGMLANTTYRSLSGTSVFWDFVELPSQILENWCYEKEALELFARHYETDEVIPAEYIEKIKNAASFHQGLQTLRQLSFGMLDMSWHGIDPREIDDVKLHEMETFDQTDLYPDVESSCMSTAFAHIFQGGYSAGYYSYKWAEVLDADAFELFKEKGVFNREIASSFKDNVLSKGGTENPMLLYTRFRGSEPKIDALLKRAGLVA from the coding sequence ATGAGTAAAGAAAACAATCCCCTATTACAGACGTTTGAAACGCCTTTTCAAACGGCACCGTTTGCCGTGATTGAAGAGGCTCATTTTGAGTCCGCTTTCGCGAAAGCGATCTCATTAGCACAGTCAGAAATTGACACCATCACCAGTAACAGTCAACCGGCCACCTTTGCAAATACCATTGAGGCACTGGACCGAAGCGGCGATCAACTAAGCCGCATCAGTTCTATATTTTTTAACCTCAACAGCGCAGAGACCAATGACGAAATACAGCGAATTGCCCGTGAGGTGAGCCCGCAGCTTTCAAAATTTGGTAACGACGTGACTTTAAATAAAGAATTGTTTGCCAGGGTAAAAGCCGTTTATGATCAACGCGATGAACTAGCGCTGGACCCAGAACAATTGACTTTGCTGGAAAAACAATACAAACGATTTGCTCGTAACGGCGCCAATCTTGCGGAAAACAAAAAAGAGCGGCTGCGTGAAATCGATGCAAAACTGGCGCAACTTTCTCTAGGTTTTGGAGAGAATGTACTCGCAGCAACGCAGGAATTTGAACTACACCTCACCAATAAGGACGACCTTGCAGGTATACCAGAAACAGCACTAGAAGCCGCTGCAGAAGAAGCAAAAAGCCGTGACAAGGAAGGTTATGTATTCACACTGGATTATCCCAGTTATATTCCTTTCATGACTTATGCAGATAACCGTGAACTGCGCGAAACGATGTCCAAAGCTTTTGGAGCTAGGGCTTATCAAGGTAAGCATAGCAATCAGGAGAACGTGTTGGAAATCGCCAACTTGCGATTTGAAAGAGCCAATTTGCTAGGCTATAAAACGCATGCGCACTTTGTATTGGAAGAACGCATGGCGATGACGCCCAAAAAGGTGCGCAAATTCTCAGAGGAATTACTCAAAAAAGCCAAGCCCGCAGCAAGAAAGGAATTTGATGAACTTACTGATTTTGCGGTTGAATACCTGCGTGATAACCATTTGGAACCCATTAAAGAGTTGCAAAAATGGGATGCTGCCTATTTCTCTGAAAAACTGAAGAAATCGCACTTCAATCTTGATGATGAGCTTCTCAAACCGTATTTTAAATTGGAAAATGTCATCGACGGCGCCTTTGAAGTGGCAAATCGTCTGTATGGATTGACATTTCACAAAACTGATAACATAGACACCTATCACAAAGATGTGATGACCTATGAGGTCAAAAATGAAGACGGCTCATTGAATTCTATCTTCTATGCCGATTTTTTCCCGCGTAAGGGAAAAAGAAATGGCGCATGGATGACCTCATTCAAAGATCAATACATTGAAAATGGTGTGAACAGCCGTCCACACATTTCCATCGTTTGTAATTTCACTAAGCCTACTGCTACTAAACCATCGTTACTAACCTTTAATGAGGTGACCACACTTTTTCATGAATTTGGACATGCGCTACACGGCATGCTTGCAAATACTACTTACCGTAGCCTATCAGGCACATCAGTATTTTGGGATTTTGTGGAACTGCCCAGTCAGATTCTTGAGAACTGGTGTTATGAGAAAGAAGCGCTGGAACTTTTTGCCCGTCATTATGAAACGGACGAAGTAATTCCAGCAGAGTACATTGAAAAGATTAAGAACGCGGCTAGTTTCCATCAAGGGTTGCAAACGCTGCGACAGCTATCCTTTGGAATGCTGGACATGAGTTGGCATGGTATCGATCCACGTGAGATTGATGACGTAAAACTTCATGAAATGGAAACTTTTGACCAAACAGATTTATATCCAGATGTGGAAAGTAGCTGTATGAGTACCGCTTTTGCCCATATTTTTCAAGGTGGTTACAGCGCTGGATATTACTCCTATAAATGGGCAGAAGTACTTGATGCAGATGCTTTTGAACTGTTCAAGGAGAAAGGTGTTTTCAACAGAGAAATTGCCTCTAGCTTTAAGGACAACGTTTTATCAAAAGGTGGAACAGAGAACCCAATGTTGTTGTATACCCGCTTTCGCGGAAGCGAACCTAAAATAGACGCTTTGCTTAAAAGAGCAGGATTGGTAGCGTAA
- the purE gene encoding 5-(carboxyamino)imidazole ribonucleotide mutase, with amino-acid sequence MNKKVAIIMGSMSDLPVMQDAIDVLKELQIETVVDVVSAHRTPEKMFDFGKNAHNRGIAVIIAGAGGAAHLPGMVASLSPLPVIGVPVKSSNSIDGWDSVLSILQMPGGVPVATVALNGAKNAGILAAQILGATQEDIRDRIVDYKETLKKKVTDAAAHMRSHE; translated from the coding sequence ATGAATAAGAAAGTTGCCATCATCATGGGATCAATGAGCGACCTGCCAGTGATGCAGGACGCCATCGACGTCCTCAAAGAGTTACAGATAGAAACGGTTGTAGATGTGGTTAGTGCCCATCGTACGCCAGAAAAAATGTTTGATTTTGGTAAAAACGCCCACAATCGCGGTATTGCTGTTATCATCGCAGGTGCTGGCGGTGCAGCACACTTGCCTGGAATGGTAGCCAGCCTGTCTCCATTACCAGTTATAGGTGTTCCCGTTAAGTCTAGTAATTCCATAGATGGTTGGGATAGTGTTCTTTCCATTTTGCAAATGCCTGGTGGCGTTCCAGTTGCGACTGTGGCACTTAACGGTGCCAAAAACGCAGGTATTCTAGCTGCCCAAATCTTAGGCGCCACGCAAGAAGATATCCGCGATCGTATCGTGGACTATAAGGAAACGTTGAAGAAAAAGGTGACAGACGCTGCAGCGCATATGCGTTCTCATGAGTAA
- the msrB gene encoding peptide-methionine (R)-S-oxide reductase MsrB: MIKNVILGMLAVAAVSCKSNAQDKPTEETAMASNEQQAYKVSKTEAQWEAILTPEEFEVLRKAGTERPFTSPLNDETSPGTLICAACYAPLYDNAHKFKSGTGWPSYDRAMDGAIVLDSDMKIGYKRDEAKCATCGSHLGHIFNDGPQETTGKRHCINGVALDFVPEGQPLPELRK; the protein is encoded by the coding sequence ATGATCAAGAATGTAATTTTAGGAATGCTTGCGGTTGCAGCAGTTTCCTGTAAATCAAATGCACAAGACAAGCCAACGGAAGAAACCGCGATGGCGTCCAACGAACAACAAGCTTATAAAGTCTCCAAAACTGAGGCTCAATGGGAAGCTATATTAACTCCAGAAGAGTTTGAAGTCTTGCGCAAAGCAGGAACCGAACGACCATTCACTAGTCCGCTAAATGATGAAACCAGTCCAGGAACCTTAATTTGCGCAGCATGTTATGCTCCACTATATGATAATGCGCATAAATTCAAATCAGGTACAGGATGGCCTAGTTATGACCGCGCGATGGACGGTGCTATCGTTTTAGACAGCGATATGAAAATAGGGTACAAAAGAGATGAAGCTAAATGTGCTACCTGTGGTAGTCACTTAGGTCATATTTTTAACGATGGACCTCAAGAAACCACTGGAAAGAGACATTGTATCAATGGTGTGGCTTTGGATTTTGTTCCAGAAGGACAGCCATTACCAGAACTTAGAAAATAA
- the msrB gene encoding peptide-methionine (R)-S-oxide reductase MsrB yields the protein MTEEEYKSKLTPEQYHVLREKGTERPFTGEYNTHYEDGVYSCAACGNELYKSEAKFDSGCGWPSFDDEIEGAIERKRDSTHGMIRTEILCANCGSHLGHVFNDGPTNTGIRHCVNSLCLDFEKK from the coding sequence ATGACTGAAGAAGAATATAAAAGCAAATTGACGCCAGAGCAATATCATGTTTTACGTGAGAAAGGTACTGAGCGTCCTTTTACTGGAGAATACAATACTCATTATGAAGACGGTGTTTATAGTTGCGCCGCGTGCGGTAATGAATTATACAAATCTGAAGCTAAGTTTGACAGCGGTTGCGGCTGGCCATCATTTGATGATGAGATAGAAGGAGCCATTGAACGCAAACGCGACTCTACTCACGGCATGATACGTACGGAAATCTTATGCGCCAACTGTGGCAGCCATTTGGGTCATGTTTTTAACGATGGACCGACAAATACTGGAATCAGACATTGTGTGAATAGCTTGTGTCTGGACTTTGAGAAGAAGTAA
- a CDS encoding DEAD/DEAH box helicase, whose translation MTFQDLKLSSALLSQLEKNQFASPTPIQEQVIAPILEGKDVMGIAKTGSGKTLAYVLPLLDRLQNKRSENREIQALVMVPTRELAVQVSETIILFSKALKNPLITMAVYGGVSINPQMMKMNTVDILVATPGRLLELIEKNAVKIAKTKILVLDEADKMLSAGFQAEMDLIFNRLPTKKQTLLFSATLSNQVTEIKENLLKDPVVIDVQVPEEDLSNIKQLGYRVTEEKKGVLLRHLIEKHEMQQVLIFCSSTYQVEHVNDKLNTNGITSKAIHGKKAQGTRQSHLNEFKDADSEVRCLVTTDLLSRGIDIDFLRYVINYELPRSPKDYIHRIGRTGRAENPGTVISLVTPDEALHMRVIQKKTKMKVWMEDLPEWNS comes from the coding sequence ATGACTTTTCAAGATCTCAAGCTTTCCAGTGCACTACTTAGCCAACTGGAGAAAAACCAATTTGCCAGTCCAACTCCTATTCAAGAACAGGTCATCGCGCCTATTCTGGAGGGAAAGGACGTTATGGGAATTGCTAAAACGGGTTCTGGAAAGACTCTAGCCTACGTGCTGCCACTACTCGACCGCTTACAGAATAAGCGATCAGAAAATAGAGAGATTCAAGCGCTGGTCATGGTACCTACCCGCGAGCTTGCCGTACAGGTAAGTGAGACAATCATTTTATTCTCAAAAGCTTTGAAAAACCCACTGATCACGATGGCGGTTTATGGTGGTGTGAGCATCAATCCGCAAATGATGAAGATGAACACCGTGGACATTCTAGTAGCTACTCCAGGACGTCTATTGGAATTGATCGAGAAGAATGCGGTAAAGATTGCCAAGACTAAAATCCTGGTATTGGATGAGGCTGATAAAATGCTATCTGCTGGATTTCAAGCAGAAATGGATCTTATTTTTAATAGGCTTCCTACTAAAAAACAAACGCTGTTATTCTCTGCAACGCTTTCTAACCAAGTCACAGAGATAAAGGAAAACTTACTCAAGGACCCAGTGGTCATTGATGTTCAAGTTCCTGAAGAGGATCTTTCCAACATCAAACAATTGGGCTACCGAGTCACCGAAGAAAAGAAAGGAGTTTTATTAAGACATCTTATTGAGAAGCACGAGATGCAGCAAGTGTTGATATTCTGCTCCTCTACCTATCAAGTGGAACATGTCAACGACAAGCTCAACACAAACGGTATTACTTCTAAAGCTATTCACGGTAAAAAAGCTCAAGGAACAAGACAATCACACCTCAACGAATTCAAAGATGCTGATAGCGAGGTGCGCTGCCTAGTCACAACTGATTTGCTTTCTCGTGGTATTGATATAGATTTCTTACGATACGTCATCAATTACGAATTGCCTAGATCACCTAAAGATTACATCCACCGCATTGGAAGAACCGGCCGCGCAGAAAATCCAGGAACGGTCATCTCGCTAGTCACTCCAGACGAAGCACTCCACATGCGAGTCATCCAGAAAAAGACCAAGATGAAAGTCTGGATGGAAGATTTACCAGAGTGGAATTCTTAA
- a CDS encoding DNA-3-methyladenine glycosylase, giving the protein MSTTKLPASYYQHDDVVFLAKDLIGKTIVSMVDDQRTSAIITETEAYRGVGDKACHAHLGRFTDRTKIMYETGGVAYVYLCYGIHNLFNIITNTNEQADAILIRAVEPVDGIDVMLARRGKSTVDKTLTSGPGNFSKAFGLDRSHYGADLTGDTVWIASTPITSTPLSDLASTPLNYRSEQITTSKRIGIDYAEEDKDLPWRFYLNTSKFVSKR; this is encoded by the coding sequence ATGTCTACTACAAAACTTCCTGCCAGCTATTACCAGCACGACGATGTGGTATTCCTTGCCAAAGATCTAATAGGCAAAACCATCGTCTCCATGGTGGACGATCAACGTACCAGCGCCATCATTACAGAAACCGAAGCCTATCGAGGTGTAGGCGACAAGGCTTGCCATGCCCATCTGGGTAGATTTACAGATCGCACTAAAATCATGTATGAAACCGGCGGCGTAGCATATGTCTATCTATGCTATGGCATTCACAACCTTTTCAACATTATTACAAATACGAACGAGCAGGCAGACGCGATTCTCATTCGCGCTGTGGAACCTGTCGATGGTATTGATGTGATGCTGGCGCGTCGTGGCAAGTCAACCGTGGACAAGACTTTGACCTCAGGACCTGGAAATTTCAGTAAGGCTTTTGGGTTGGATCGATCGCATTATGGTGCAGATCTGACCGGTGATACGGTGTGGATTGCTTCGACTCCGATCACTTCGACTCCGCTCAGTGACCTCGCTTCGACGCCGCTCAATTACCGCAGTGAGCAGATAACTACCAGTAAAAGAATAGGGATTGATTATGCCGAGGAAGACAAGGATTTGCCGTGGCGATTCTATCTCAACACTTCAAAATTTGTGAGCAAACGCTAG